Below is a genomic region from Rana temporaria chromosome 3, aRanTem1.1, whole genome shotgun sequence.
CCACTACCTGAACGAAAACCAACTACCCAATGCAGAAAAGACGAGAACGCCTCAAAATACGAGCATGATACGGAACACCCCATGGGCAAACACCTATCAAAGAAATAGGCCCCGTCAAAATAAAAACCTAAAGAATTAAATGCCTCCGGGGCTATGGGCAACAGTCTAAAAGCCGATTTAATATCGGCTTTCGCCAGTAACGCACCTGGACCACACTGCCGTATTTTAACGATCGCCTCCTCAAAAATCGCATACGTAACCGAGCAAAGTTCCACATCAATCTCGTCGTTAAGCGAATCGCCTTTAGGGAAGGACAAATGGTGTATAATCCTATACGTATTCTGCTCCCTCTTGGGCACCACCCCTAGAGGTGATATGCGGAAATCGTCAAAGGGGGGGTGCTCAAAAGGACCTGCAATGCGACCCTCTGCAAtttctttctcaaccttttccctCACAATTTGTGGAAACTGACTGGCCGATTTTAAATTGCCCACTACTGTGCATCCGGCCCCTGAGAATGAAGGGAGGGGGAAACCAAACTCAAAACCTCTACTGAGGAACTGCGCCGTCACCTGGTCTGGATATATTTCCAGCCATGGGCGCATATTTTCCAGCCTCACTGGCGTGCAGGCTTTTTGGAAAAATATCCCTAGCACTCTGACTGACAGCATTTGCCGACTTCTTTAAACACTTGGCCGCAGGGTGAGCCCCTGCGCAATATGAACACTCGTGTCTATATTTACAAGCCGCATTCCAGCGGCACTGGCTGTCATTGAACGCGAAACAGCTCCCTTTCCTAAAAGCTGCGCCTGAAGTGGGAACCGCAGCTGGCTTTGTCATGGCAGACCTCTGAGGGGCCAACAGATTTAGCCACAGGCCCACGTCTTTCATACCCCAACGCAGCGAGGGGTGGACCGCCAATTTTTGCCTAAATGACTCGTCATAATAAAACCATCCGAGTCCACCAAAGCTCTTGTAAGCCTCCAATATATGATCCACATGCTGGAACAGACCACTACTGCGTTCCGGGTATTTTTCTGTCATAACACctgcaaaaatgcaaaatgctTGCAACCAGTTATTGAATGACCTAGGTATGGGTCTGCGTCTGTCGTCATCATGTTTCTCATTCTTTTCCGTTTTAGCCATAAAGTCTTTCTGGGAGGGTAACAGGGATAAGATGTCCATAAATTCCCCTTTCCAAATTTTATCCTTCACTGACATGCTCAGGTGAAACCCCAGGGGAGACATTTCGCAGGGCATTACCTCTTTCATGCATGCCTCTGGCACGCTGACCCTCCCAGGGGGATTACCCTCCCCCGCCATACTCCCCTGGGCCATAGACACATTGGGGGGTTGATGTATTGGAGCAGTGGAGGAATGTGAGGTAAGTATGGGGTTAAACATTAAATGTGAAACAGGACTTGCAGCCACAGTACCAGCAGGGGTCGGTGTTCTAACCAAAGAGGACAGTGAATCTACAATAACATTCAGAGCCTGTAACTGAGCACACTCACCCACTGCTTGAGGCTGTGCATTGACGGCTGGACCGGGTTCTCCTCTCTGCATAGACGCTGCAGGCTCCAGCCTGACAGGTAAGACTTGCTGCTCCTGTCCCCTCAGAGGGACCTGTTGCTGAATGGGTGGACGTGGGGGGAGCGGGCGCCCCCTCCCCACGCTTGCACTGGGCTGCGCTGCTCTGCCTCCCCTGGCTTTTCCCCTCGCAGGTGACTGTGAAAGGTTCCTCTTCTGCCGTCCTGAACGGCGCACACTTGCTGGAACGCCCCCGCCATCTTCCTCCTCGCCCATGCCGCGCCTCCGCTCCTCCTCTTCAGTTGGTAGGGATTCCCTTGTACGCTCAGGAGGCTGACTCCTCCGCGCTCTGACAGGGGGCTCCTCACTTGCAGACGCACTCTCTCCCTGCTGCTCAGTGGGTAACATAAACCCAGCGCCTGTCTCCACTCCGGCTGTCTGTTCTTCAGGGACAATGTCCCCCATAGTTAAACAGCGCTTGAGCCATTCTTCCCCCCCTTCGCTGCCTGCCTTCTCTAAAAGTTTCTTAAAGAGAGACTCCATACCTTTAGAGAGAGGGGCAGCTAAACCAGGAAGTCCAAgttcttcagctgctgctgccaagGGAAAAGAGGGAGATTCCCAGCCCAGCCAGTCCTTATAAAGCCTTTCCTGCTCCCAGAAGCTTCCGTCGcatcccattggctggctgaTGATCCCAGAATTAAAGGAACAGTACCTAGGAATTACCTGCAAACATAGACTAACTACAACCCATAAACCAGCACCTGATACCATATTAACCCCGTGATGGCCGCAATCCCACTCAAGTGGGCTCCTAATGTGCCCCCTTTCTTATTGCCTACTTGGTCACTGATTGGTGACTCAGAAAGACTTCTTAGTACTAAGGCTTTCTGTATGTAAGAAACAAGTATAGAGAAAAGGGATTGACACATAAAGGCACAGTCATTACTGTATGTAGACGGAGACCCGTACCTGCTGGAATAAAacattgggtttatttactaagaataatctggtgcagctgcgcatgttagccagtcagcttctaacctcagcttgttcagttaagctttggcaataaaacctggaagttgattggtttctatgcagaactgcaccagattttgcactcttcagtttaagtaaatcaaccctaccGTGATTATTGCTACCATATATAGtcgctggcaataatcgcatgtacaaatacaacatgctggttgtacccaagtcactCGATGGATTGCCTTGGGCACAATCAGTCTGCCCAAAGATGGTCGAattttggctggtccctgcttgACTGGCTGTGATTTGAACCATGTGTTTGTTACCCCTAAAACAATGAACTTATTTACTCCATTTtttatctgttttaaaaaaaaaaaacatttaaaaaaaaaacgttgaacgCTTTTTGTTATCCATTCAATAAGTGGAAAAGAAAACTCTTTTGGTGATCTCATGGAGTCCTCCTAGTTATTACCTTACACTACAGAACAATTAGCATGGGCGGTGATTAGTTTAACAACAACTTGTCAGGGCTAACACCAAGCAATTTTCATTTTACACAAGAGGAAATTAGAGGGCGTGTGTTTTTTGGGCAGATTAACAGTATTTCCCCTACTTGCAGCatctttcaaagaaaaaaacacaggaaTGTTCATGTATTACAgaggtgtactgtgtgtgtgttttttatatttgaaAGCTAACCTCCAGGCATAAGACTaattgcatacttacattggttcagcttggaccaatatacatattttaatatctaATAGCGGTGAGACTACTGTGAAAGTTGACAATCACAGTGATTGCTGAGATCTTCTGGGTCCTGTGAACACCAATCACAGTGAGTTGGTTGTTCAGCacctcttattttattttcagtgaAAACAAGGAATTCTTTGGTGAACATTTGCGTGGGGCCTTAAAAATCATTATCATCTCCCTTTTATTCTCCTGGTCCTATGCATTTAGAAAATATATgatttggggggtcttttacaaatttTCAAAGCTAATAACTCCATCTCTTCTGCGCAAAATATTGTGCTTGGTAATTCAAACATGAGGACCTCTTTGGGACCACATCTGTTCCTCTTCATAGCATAGCTTAGCAGACTCCAACCAAGAAAAATGAGCTTTGCTCTCATCATACAATATAAGCGTCCCTTATAGCTGTGCTGTCAATCAATGTGATTTACTGGAAGGGTGAGAGCAGACAAATTTGTTCATGTTATCAGAGTTTGGActatatattgaattttttcttaGTGGAAGAAACAAAGGTAAGCCTCATAATTGGCTCTATTTATGGATTTCATCACCTGCTTGCTTTTAAACAATATTCTGCTTTTCCATTGTAACAGAGTTCTTCTTGAAGATAGATCAGGTTTTTCCCTTTGACCTgtttaaattgtatttaaaataaaactCTGGGATTATATTTTCTAAGGCAAGCAATATACATTAGAGCACTGGAGAATCAGATTATTTTCCAAATGTTACATCTGGCCTGTGAACTTCTTGTTCTTTAAATAACGAAACAATTTCAAGGTAAAAAAAGGAATACCTGATTTTCTTTATGGCGGTGTCAGGGAAAATGACATCAGCGGTTTGTGATGTCTGTTTAAAATGTAACACTACCAAagtgatagctagtaagaaaatgATATGCCTTTCATACAGAGCTGAACATGATTCGTGATCCTAGCAACAAAGGAAAAGGCATTATGAAAGTATGAGGAAGTACAATAATAAATTTAGAAAGTAAATAAGCTTCAATTCCTTCGCACACTTTTCTCCCAAGttaaaatacacaaaataaaaatgatttattcATAGTTTTCATTAGATGCAGTTAGAAAAATTGGTTCCTGCCTTAAGCAAATTTATTCAGTTTCTTTTCTTCTATGGATCGAATATTTTCCTACGCAGTAAATTgatttaataaaaaggaaaagtgtCCAATGGTATAAAAAGACATTAATGCATTAACATATTGTTAAAAACTCCAGACTCTAaataagactttagtatcactttaaagcggagctccagcccCCACTCCAAAAATGTAACGTCAACAGCCGCAGCGAGGTCTCCTgaaagtggggacaggtacccactccccccgaaaggtgccggACATGGCAGCGAaggggggaggaagcaaacaagtggagcttccccttttgagtggagctccactttaatatagCAGTCTGCCCATAATATAATATTATCTGTTAATTCTGCCAGTAAGTCGTCATGGTAGTGGTGACTAAATGTACGACCTCTATCACGGTAGAGATAAAAGGGGTGAAGGCTGAGGTGTCTTTTATTCAACATGACATACAAAAATTGAGAGAAAATTGAGGGAAAGGACATCAGCACTGGAGGGACGTGTCAGTACCGTAGAGGACGATATGAAGCCATTACTGCGGGACGTGAATCAAAATGTGCTGATGACTGCCCAACACGTTGCCTGCATAGTCGATTTTAACAGAAAGAGGCATAATAATGTGAGGGTAATAGATAAACCGAAGAGAGTTGAGGGGGAAAAACCCTGTGGTCTTTATTGAGTCCTGGCTGCTCCCAGAGTTTTGAAAGGACTCATATATGCCTATGCTCTCAGTGGAAAGGGCACACCGAATTCCCATGCGCCCCCCTGCCTCCAGGGCATCCACCCTGCACCTTCCTGTTCAAAATGTTAAATTACAAAGACAGATGTGATTCTGGCTAAGGCTCAGGGCATGAATGATGCATTAGTGATGGATGATACTAAAATATCCTTATTCCAGGATTATTCTGCGGAAGTACAGAAACAGTGGGCGACATTTACGGATGTAAAAGGTTGACTCAGAACCTTCAATCTGCAATATGTCATGCTCTTCCCAGCCAAACAGAGTGGTGGCGGGGAGACACATTTCTTTGAAAAAACATCTGCAGCAAAACAATAGCTCAACAGAGAGGAAAAATCACTTTGGGCACGTACACCTCCGAGGCCTGCTGTGCGTTGATATGGTTTGAGTGCTTTTTCACGCTTACCATGAATAAATAGAGGTCACCTCTTAACACAAGATGATCAGGCGGATCACATATGGCAATCTTCCTTTATACTTCACGTTTGTTATATTCAGCTGTTGGTGAAGTTCGCTACAACAACATCtaacttcccctcccccccccccccgccccatggAAGTCCTAAGAGGACAGTTGGATTGGCAAGTTTTGTTGTGGTGGTCCACATTGGATcacatagagttttttttttgctatctctttatttatttattttttactagcattttatacttctttataccaACATTTTTACAAATGCCCTCCAGGTCTGTGTTTGCACTGTGTTTGGATCTCTGTACCACTACCCTCATTGCCACGATAGTCTGCCATTTGAGAAGGTGGCGGGAGTGGGGTGCAGGGCTGTCAGGTCTGATTGTCTCATCATTTTTCAAGTCCATGGAACACTCCTGTGTTACTGGCATGTCTGGTGACTACACACtacctgattttttttcttatggcTGACACAATTCGGATCCTGTCCTGCAATGTTCGAGGACTAGGTAACCCTGTGAAACGTTTGGCAGTGTTTTTTAACGTAAAACGGCTAAAGGCGGACATTGTGTGCATTCAAGAGACTTATTCGTGACCTGATACACCCCCTTGTCTATTACTGAGGTCCTTTAGCTTTGAATACCATGCAACTTACTCAATCTATTCTAGAGGTGCGGGAAGGAATGCAATTTACATGTACTGAAGTGCTTACTGACCCAAATGGTCGTTGTGGGCCggattctcgtaggagcgcgtatctttgcggcagcgtaacgtatccattttacgttatgccgccgcaacttagacgggcaagtgctgtattctcaaagcacttgctccgtaagttgcggcggcgtagcataaatcggccggcgtaagcccgcctaattcaaatgtgggacatggaggcgtgttttattttaatcttctgtgacccgacgtgattgacgtttttcacgaacggcgcatgcgccatccgtgaaaatctcccagtgtgcattgctcctaatattccgcaaggacgtattggttttgacgtggatgtaaactacGTCCAACACCATCCACGGACGaaaagacttacgcctgtcggatctaacagatctaacagatatctatgcgtaactgattctaagaatcaggcgcatagatacgaacgGGGGGGAAGAAAAGGAAAGTAGAGAGAAGTGGGAAAGAGGAGAaatggggggagaaggggggcaagagagggagtgagagatTGGATAGAGAAGATCCCATGGGGACAGATtcagcatcggaccaatgctgcattcacctaggtaagtataaaactGCAATAACCCTGATTATCCTTTAAATAGTTCATAATCCTATTTGCCATTTCATTGCTTTACTTTTAGatgtaaaagggagacaatacgtTTATACAATAACATACAAATGATTGACTGCTGGTTTCTCTGTAGAAAAAGGTATTTTTATCAGATTGCTATATCCACCACGTTCATTAGTTCAAAGTTTAAAAGTTTTCCTAGCGCTGAATACAAGACAAACCTTGGCATTAGTAGCTTATAAAACATTTCAGGTGATTTATTTTTCTCACACCCAAAACATGTCTGTAGTTGTCAGATttaaatgtatactgtatgtgttctaAGGTTTCATTGTGATTTTCTATGACATGGATATAAGGAAAATACACTACTACAAAGAACATAGAAAATTGAGCTGTACTCCTGCAGGAGCCACTTGGTAGAGTGGGTTTTCTGTTCTTTTGCCTCGAATCTGTGAACAACCTTGGCCCCTCTGACACATTTGGCTGAACGAAAGTTACTGCAAACCCTTATAGGAACTCCAGTATACATACAATGCACCCAGGGGCAATTCAGTATCAGAAAATAAACATCAGACTGGTTAATAATAGATGAACTGAGTTTACTGTAACAAGTTGAGGTAAATGGCAGTAGGTACTTAAATGAACAAATAGAGAAATAGGTCAACCACAGTTCACTAAACAATAGGATGAATTGGCTTCCCCTACTGCCCTCTCATATGGTGGCCTTCACTGGACTCACTCCCCCCGACTCAATGGACAGAAATAAGGTGGATTTGGATTCCTTTTATCCCTGCAAAGCACCTTCCAAGTCCTTCCTACCCCTCCCTCTTTACTCCTCTCTTCTTTTGAGGCACACAGTATGTGCCTGTTTTCGCCCATTTCTCTGAGAATTGCAGCAATTTATCAGCCTCCTGGACCAGTATTGTGCTTTTTTGATGACTTTGGTGCCTGACTACCCTTCTTTCTCTCCTCTAGGCCACTATCATTCTTGGTGACTTCATCATCCCTGTTAATGTTGACAGCCTAGCTACAGCTCAACTTCTCAACTTAACCACATCTTTTGACCTAACACAATGGACACACAGTCCCACTCACTCCAATGGtaatacccttgaccttgtatGCTCCCATCTCTGCACTCCTGGCAACCTCATCAACAACCCCTTTTCTTTCTGATCAAAACCTCATCAGTTTCTCATTATCCTTGTCTCTAACCATCTATCCCTTCAAGCAACAAACGATTACTTGCAGAAACCATCACTttaacccttctcttctctattctgCTACTGACCACCTCTCCCGCTTGTCCTGTCCTGACCTGGACATCCCTGTCTACAACAGTTCACTCTCATCCTCACTGGATGCACTTGCTTCTCTAGCTACACTCAGAAATAGGCCCCCGACCGCTACAACCCTGGAAAACCGACAgcaccagaaatctcaaagacaTTGCCGCGCACTTGAACGACTGTGGCACAAAACTAAAACCCTACAGAACTTCAAcctatataaatctgccctcctaaAATACAATATCTGCCTCCATGCTGCTCAACAAACTTACTTTTTCTCTCTAATAAATAGCTTGTCATCCAGTCCCCATCGGCCCTTCTCTACCTTTAACTCCCTGTATTGTCCCCCACCCCCtctacccactaactcactcacttgAAAGACAATATTGATGCAATTTTTGAGGACACCTTCTCTGTGCGTACATCTTCCCCACTCAATATATCTTGTCTAACAACACAATCAACACTTTCATCTTTTGAACTGGCTACTACTGAAGAGATGAAATGGTGTGAGTGAATCCACGCAATGAAAACAAATATTGCTAATGAGTGATTGTGTAAATAGGGTTTTGACACCCTTCAAATTAATTAAAGCTGCTGCCTCTACGTATTTTATTTCACCTAAGTGAGATAATATATTGAATAAGGTATGGAAGTAGGGGGTGGTGCTATTTTAATTAATGCataaatataaagtgcaaaaCTGATAATGTGGATaatgattgcaggctgggaagctgatttgccctcgtttagggcgtgtgcagggcACAAGCTGTGCACCCACACACACTCCCACTTCCTTTGATTTGCTAGCATGCTCACTAGCTTTCATTGGGTTGGCACGACGGGACCGGATCAGAGGTCAGTGGGCAGTTGCAGTACATCACTTTTGGTATCATCACATGACTTCCGGTATCTCTCTGTAGCGCGTATGGGGGTGTCATAGAGGAGCGGCCCCAACCATTGAAGGTAAGTGTTCCCGGCTCCATCCCCTGCGCCAGCACCAGCACTGCAGCACCCCCGCCGGCCGCCACCACTGAGCCCCGCAGCCGCTAGTACTGCCAGCCAGCCAGCCCCCCCACCACCAGCATACTTATACGCATACCTGTGTTTGTGTTGGAAGCAGGGACAGGGCTCTCATCTACAATCCAGCAGCGGCCCCGCCCCCTGCCCTCCCCGaagttcactccgagtcctgccGCCCCACTCCGCTCCAGGGCAGCAGTGTGCACTGCTTCAAGTTCCCCCTCCACCTCAATGTGCCGATTCCATTGCTGCAGCCTGGCCTgaatgcactctctctctctcccatgagCAGCAGCATTCTATACCCCATTCCCCTGGGCCCTGTCAAGTGCTGCTagtggggaggggggctgctaGTGGGGGGGTACTGATATTCACTCAGCTAATGGGGTCTCTAAGGGGGGGCTGCTAATATTAAGGGACTCACCCCCcatcactgacactgatcccactaTCCCCCCGcctgggcactgacactg
It encodes:
- the LOC120932066 gene encoding uncharacterized protein LOC120932066 produces the protein MVSGAGLWVVVSLCLQVIPRYCSFNSGIISQPMGCDGSFWEQERLYKDWLGWESPSFPLAAAAEELGLPGLAAPLSKGMESLFKKLLEKAGSEGGEEWLKRCLTMGDIVPEEQTAGVETGAGFMLPTEQQGESASASEEPPVRARRSQPPERTRESLPTEEEERRRGMGEEEDGGGVPASVRRSGRQKRNLSQSPARGKARGGRAAQPSASVGRGRPLPPRPPIQQQVPLRGQEQQVLPVRLEPAASMQRGEPGPAVNAQPQAVGQPRTIWILGHSYIHWAHKRAALRRYSTNLSLCPESFQVFWKGVRGLQWHQLYFHLSGLSQRWPKPDVLLVHAGGNDLGKVRTLDLLFLIQRDLQRFSLASPGTILIFSEIIPRFSWLSSPQRRAMEKMRKRINRAMYKFMPQIGGLSYRHVDLEGGFTGLYRQDGVHLSDVGIDIFNLGLQYGIEQAAEVGWGRA